A single region of the Candidatus Parcubacteria bacterium genome encodes:
- a CDS encoding pilin, whose protein sequence is MNKNISGKLPHFLAGLAFFALVSLSYLVPLPEAAAQTGTNNFDITKGLVGEENIGCDGFSCQLCHVVKAVNNVISFMFYLATVVAVLLFVYAGAKLMMAGGDPSAMTKAKEILWNVIIGAAIMLCAYVVIDTVLKTVLSPEARQYGPWNEVQCITLPPSTTPPGTTPPPTTSTAQERCTREALSDAGINVNKSSCGGRSFQSVSGGCTDVAGLPRQAVEGLIRFKDNCLNCTITVTGGTEDGHRTHGAGRPMIDISSTDADITSYLRAQDRNPVRNPSNGEVTYRIGNDTFVQETNPPHLHIIFGTTENTPYQCAS, encoded by the coding sequence ATGAACAAGAACATCTCCGGCAAGCTCCCTCACTTCCTCGCAGGACTCGCCTTCTTTGCCCTCGTCTCCCTCTCCTACCTCGTGCCTCTGCCGGAAGCAGCAGCGCAGACGGGGACCAACAATTTCGATATCACCAAAGGACTGGTGGGTGAGGAAAATATCGGCTGTGACGGTTTCTCTTGCCAGCTTTGTCACGTGGTCAAAGCCGTGAACAACGTGATCTCCTTCATGTTCTATCTCGCGACAGTCGTCGCCGTGCTCCTCTTCGTATACGCAGGAGCCAAGCTGATGATGGCAGGAGGAGATCCAAGCGCAATGACAAAAGCCAAGGAGATACTCTGGAATGTAATCATCGGTGCGGCCATCATGCTCTGCGCCTATGTTGTCATCGATACCGTATTGAAGACAGTGCTCAGTCCGGAGGCTCGGCAGTATGGCCCATGGAACGAAGTGCAGTGCATTACTTTACCCCCTTCTACTACCCCGCCAGGAACAACCCCTCCTCCCACCACAAGTACAGCACAGGAACGCTGCACCAGAGAAGCGCTTTCTGACGCAGGCATAAACGTCAACAAAAGTTCCTGCGGCGGCAGAAGCTTCCAAAGCGTATCCGGAGGCTGCACCGATGTCGCTGGCCTACCTCGGCAAGCAGTGGAAGGACTCATACGGTTCAAGGATAACTGTCTGAACTGCACCATCACCGTCACTGGCGGAACAGAAGATGGTCACCGCACGCACGGAGCAGGCCGCCCGATGATAGATATCAGCTCTACCGATGCGGACATCACCTCTTACCTCCGTGCACAAGACCGAAACCCTGTTCGGAACCCCTCTAATGGAGAAGTGACCTACCGTATCGGAAACGACACCTTCGTACAAGAGACCAACCCACCTCATTTGCACATAATTTTCGGAACAACAGAAAACACTCCGTATCAGTGTGCCTCGTAA
- a CDS encoding DUF5654 family protein has product MTKLKDELREKTLGYIITALGLVAGLAWNEAIKSFIEYVFPLGNNTLLLKFIYAIVVTVAIVIFATNLNRFFGKTE; this is encoded by the coding sequence ATGACCAAACTCAAGGACGAACTGAGGGAAAAGACACTCGGCTACATCATCACTGCGCTCGGTCTCGTGGCGGGCCTGGCTTGGAACGAGGCTATCAAGAGCTTCATCGAGTACGTGTTTCCGCTAGGGAACAACACTCTGCTGCTTAAGTTTATCTATGCGATCGTTGTTACGGTAGCTATAGTCATCTTCGCTACGAACCTGAATCGTTTCTTTGGAAAGACTGAATAG
- a CDS encoding DUF475 domain-containing protein gives MDRIFFFPILIALVTLAAVYLWGGLQALILAAILSVLEVTLSFDNAVVNAKVLKKMDETWQRRFLTWGILIAVFGTRLVLPILIVSAVVWLSPLAVLGLVLYDSAHYAELLEQVHPAISSFGGAFLLMVALKYFFDEAKEIHWIRMIEKRLAGWGRIEAVEIALALVILVTLASVSTVPAVILSAGIIGIVLFILVEGLANSLGSGSSLVAGTGLSLFLYLNVLDSAFSLDGVIGAFALTVQLPIIVAGLGIGAYFVRSMTVYLVRNKTLDNLIYLEHGAHWAILGLALSMFAGLLIHVPEIIIGSIGLFFVLLAYVSSRRERAQAS, from the coding sequence ATGGATCGTATCTTCTTTTTTCCGATACTCATCGCGCTGGTTACTCTGGCCGCGGTCTATCTCTGGGGAGGGCTCCAGGCCCTCATCCTCGCGGCCATCCTCTCGGTGCTCGAGGTCACGCTCTCTTTTGATAACGCGGTGGTGAACGCTAAGGTGCTGAAGAAAATGGACGAGACCTGGCAGCGTCGCTTCCTCACCTGGGGCATCCTCATCGCCGTCTTTGGCACGCGCCTCGTCCTCCCCATACTCATCGTGAGCGCGGTGGTGTGGCTCTCTCCTTTGGCGGTGCTCGGGCTCGTGCTCTACGACTCCGCGCACTATGCAGAGCTCTTGGAGCAGGTGCATCCGGCGATCAGCTCCTTCGGCGGAGCTTTTCTCCTCATGGTGGCGCTCAAGTACTTCTTCGATGAGGCCAAGGAGATTCACTGGATCAGGATGATAGAGAAGCGTCTTGCGGGGTGGGGGAGGATTGAGGCTGTGGAGATAGCGCTTGCGCTCGTTATTCTGGTGACCCTTGCTTCTGTCTCTACTGTACCTGCGGTGATCCTCTCTGCGGGCATTATCGGTATCGTCCTCTTTATCTTAGTAGAGGGTCTCGCTAATTCCCTCGGCTCAGGTTCTTCCTTGGTCGCGGGGACAGGTCTCTCCCTTTTCCTTTACCTCAATGTTCTGGACTCTGCTTTCTCTCTCGACGGAGTCATCGGCGCTTTCGCGCTCACTGTGCAGCTTCCCATCATCGTAGCAGGCCTCGGTATCGGCGCTTATTTCGTGCGCAGCATGACGGTCTACTTAGTGCGCAACAAGACACTCGACAATCTGATCTATCTCGAGCACGGCGCACACTGGGCCATCCTCGGCCTTGCTCTCTCTATGTTTGCGGGGCTCCTTATTCATGTGCCGGAGATCATCATCGGATCCATCGGCCTCTTCTTCGTGCTTCTTGCGTACGTATCGTCTCGGAGAGAAAGGGCGCAGGCGTCTTGA
- a CDS encoding 1-acyl-sn-glycerol-3-phosphate acyltransferase — MKLYSLVPRVLQFIAWWPTYFGFRFFYGFKVKGRKNLKGLTQAIFACNHSSELDPIMLTAAATPFGSFAPMFYVSRGKDFYQDDYFGWRKLLYGGFFFTLWGAFRAYSGMKDYEKSLRNHIEILEDGHSLCIFPEGRKTKNGKLQEGHGGVAFLSHRTGVPIVPVRIRGTYRFSFTPLFSRRRGVTVTFGEPMVPAFEQDFSVEKAKQEAQEVMSRIAAL, encoded by the coding sequence ATGAAGCTCTACAGCCTCGTTCCGCGCGTCCTGCAGTTCATCGCTTGGTGGCCGACGTATTTCGGATTCAGGTTCTTCTATGGCTTCAAAGTCAAAGGAAGGAAGAATCTGAAAGGCCTCACGCAAGCGATCTTCGCTTGCAATCATTCGAGTGAGCTCGATCCGATAATGCTCACGGCAGCCGCGACGCCTTTTGGCAGCTTCGCTCCTATGTTCTACGTCTCACGGGGCAAGGACTTCTACCAGGATGATTACTTCGGCTGGAGGAAGCTCCTCTATGGTGGTTTCTTTTTCACCCTCTGGGGCGCCTTCAGGGCGTATTCGGGAATGAAGGATTATGAAAAGAGCCTCAGGAACCACATCGAAATCCTGGAAGACGGTCATAGTCTCTGTATCTTCCCGGAAGGACGCAAGACTAAGAACGGCAAGCTACAGGAAGGGCATGGGGGAGTTGCGTTTCTCTCGCATCGGACTGGGGTACCTATCGTGCCGGTGCGAATTCGTGGGACATACCGATTTTCCTTTACGCCGCTCTTCTCCAGGAGGCGGGGAGTGACGGTGACTTTTGGCGAGCCGATGGTCCCTGCTTTTGAACAGGATTTCTCCGTTGAAAAAGCCAAGCAAGAAGCGCAGGAGGTGATGTCTCGGATCGCCGCTTTATAA
- the tyrS gene encoding tyrosine--tRNA ligase, producing MSITNIAKALKDRGLVEQEAGDMNTFLAEKRKVYLGIDPTADSLHVGNLVPVFLMKHLADAGHEAVFLVGGGTGMIGDPRESGERVMLDTEIVDRNTASIRAQLLKIFEGKQYPIFNNAEWLTKLGAIEFLRDIGKHFTVNQLVKRDTIKNRLDAEDPLSFTEFSYALLQGYDYLHLYKTEGVDLQVGGSDQWTNILSGVDLIRRKEGAAVYALTVPIIVDKKSGKKFGKSEGNAVWLDPEKTSPFEFYQFWVNASDEGVEDYLKIFTFLPLEKIAEVVAEHAADPAKRVAQELLALEVTMLVHGGEAARNAERISSLIFGDNSSLLSLSQDEIDSLVHSMPSATVESGASVVDVLVSAGLAPSKSEARRLIEGRGVYMNDKLVEAADSVSAQDGGAKGVGLLRVGKKVALVLMK from the coding sequence ATGTCCATCACTAATATCGCCAAGGCCCTCAAGGACCGAGGTCTCGTAGAGCAGGAGGCTGGCGATATGAATACCTTTCTCGCTGAAAAGCGGAAGGTTTATCTTGGCATCGATCCGACAGCCGATTCCCTTCATGTCGGCAATCTGGTGCCTGTCTTTCTGATGAAGCACCTCGCGGACGCGGGGCATGAGGCGGTGTTCTTGGTCGGAGGCGGCACTGGAATGATCGGCGATCCGCGCGAGAGTGGCGAGCGCGTCATGCTTGATACGGAGATTGTGGATAGGAATACTGCCTCTATCCGCGCACAGCTCCTCAAGATTTTTGAAGGCAAGCAGTATCCTATTTTCAACAATGCGGAGTGGCTCACCAAGCTCGGAGCCATCGAATTCCTCCGCGATATCGGCAAGCACTTCACCGTCAATCAGCTGGTGAAGCGCGATACCATCAAGAATCGCCTGGACGCAGAAGACCCTCTTTCATTCACTGAGTTTTCCTACGCCCTTCTTCAGGGGTATGACTACCTTCATCTCTATAAAACGGAAGGGGTGGATCTTCAGGTGGGAGGATCTGATCAGTGGACTAACATCCTCTCTGGGGTGGATCTGATCCGCCGCAAGGAGGGGGCGGCCGTGTACGCTCTTACGGTACCAATCATTGTGGATAAGAAGAGCGGCAAGAAGTTTGGTAAATCGGAAGGGAATGCGGTCTGGCTTGATCCGGAGAAGACTTCTCCTTTTGAGTTCTATCAGTTCTGGGTCAATGCTTCAGACGAGGGTGTGGAGGACTATCTGAAGATCTTCACTTTCCTCCCGCTTGAGAAGATAGCCGAAGTTGTCGCAGAGCACGCTGCGGATCCTGCGAAGAGGGTAGCGCAGGAACTCCTTGCTTTGGAAGTCACTATGTTGGTACACGGTGGGGAGGCCGCACGCAACGCCGAACGAATTTCCAGTCTTATTTTTGGAGATAATTCCTCTCTTTTGTCTCTCTCTCAAGACGAGATTGATTCTTTGGTCCATAGCATGCCGAGCGCTACTGTCGAGAGCGGTGCTAGCGTCGTCGATGTTCTGGTCTCTGCCGGACTTGCACCTTCCAAATCAGAAGCGCGGCGCCTTATCGAGGGGAGAGGGGTGTATATGAATGATAAACTCGTCGAAGCTGCTGATTCCGTGTCAGCCCAAGATGGGGGGGCTAAGGGGGTCGGACTTCTTCGTGTCGGAAAGAAAGTTGCCCTTGTTTTAATGAAATAA